In Sciurus carolinensis chromosome 17, mSciCar1.2, whole genome shotgun sequence, one genomic interval encodes:
- the Pomgnt2 gene encoding protein O-linked-mannose beta-1,4-N-acetylglucosaminyltransferase 2, giving the protein MHLSAVFNALLVSVLAAVLWKHVRLREHAANLEEELALGQQDPEPTLALRIDYPKALQILMEGGTHMVCTGRTHTDRICRFKWLCYSNEAEEFIFFHGNTSVMLPNLGSRRFQPALLDLSTVEDHNTQYFNFVELPAAALRFMPKPVFVPDVALIANRFNPDNLMHVFHDDLLPLFYTLRQFPGLAHEARLFFMEGWGEGAHFDLYKLLSPKQPLLRTQLKALGRLLCFSHAFVGLSKITTWYQYGFVQPQGPKANILVSGNEIRQFAQFMMEKLNVSQAGAPLGEEYILVFSRTQNRLILNEAELLLALAQEFQMKTVTVSLEDHAFADVVRLVSNASMLVSMHGAQLVTALFLPRGATVVELFPYAVNPDHYTPYKTLATLPGMDLQYVAWRNMMPENTVTHPERPWDQGGITHLDRAEQARILQSREVPRHLCCRNPEWLFRIYQDTKVDVSSLMQTIRRVVKGRPGPRKQKWTVGLYPGKVREARCQASVQGASEARLTVSWQIPWNLKYLKVREVKYEVWLQEQGESTYVPYVLALQNHTFTENIKPFTTYLVWVRCIFNKILLGPFADVLVCST; this is encoded by the coding sequence ATGCACCTGTCAGCGGTGTTCAATGCCCTCCTGGTGTCGGTGCTGGCAGCGGTGCTGTGGAAGCACGTGCGCCTACGCGAGCATGCAGCCAATCTGGAAGAGGAGCTGGCCCTCGGCCAGCAGGATCCAGAGCCCACCCTGGCACTGAGGATCGACTACCCAAAGGCTCTGCAGATCCTGATGGAGGGCGGCACACACATGGTGTGCACCGGCCGCACGCACACGGACCGCATCTGCCGCTTCAAGTGGCTCTGCTACTCCAACGAGGCCGAGGAGTTCATCTTCTTCCACGGCAACACCTCCGTCATGCTGCCCAACCTGGGTTCTCGGCGCTTCCAGCCCGCCCTGCTGGACCTGTCCACCGTGGAGGACCACAACACCCAGTACTTCAACTTCGTGGAGCTGCCCGCCGCCGCCCTGCGCTTCATGCCCAAGCCAGTGTTCGTGCCGGACGTGGCCCTCATTGCCAACCGCTTCAACCCTGACAACCTCATGCACGTCTTCCACGATGACCTACTGCCACTCTTCTACACCCTGCGGCAGTTCCCCGGCCTGGCCCACGAGGCCCGGCTCTTCTTCATGGAGGGCTGGGGCGAGGGGGCACACTTTGACCTGTACAAGCTCCTCAGCCCCAAGCAGCCACTCCTGCGGACCCAGCTGAAGGCCCTGGGCCGGCTGCTCTGCTTCTCCCATGCTTTCGTAGGCCTCTCCAAGATCACTACCTGGTACCAGTATGGCTTTGTCCAACCCCAGGGCCCAAAGGCCAACATCCTCGTCTCCGGCAATGAGATCCGGCAGTTTGCACAGTTCATGATGGAGAAGCTGAATGTGAGCCAGGCAGGGGCCCCCCTGGGAGAGGAGTACATCCTGGTCTTCAGCCGTACGCAGAACAGACTCATCCTGAACGAGGCAGAGCTGCTGCTGGCCCTGGCCCAGGAGTTCCAGATGAAGACAGTGACAGTGTCCCTGGAGGACCATGCCTTTGCAGATGTTGTGCGGCTGGTCAGCAATGCCTCCATGCTGGTCAGCATGCATGGGGCTCAGCTGGTCACTGCCCTCTTCCTGCCACGTGGGGCTACTGTGGTTGAGCTCTTTCCATATGCCGTCAATCCTGACCACTACACCCCCTATAAGACGCTGGCCACGCTGCCTGGCATGGACCTCCAGTATGTAGCCTGGCGGAACATGATGCCAGAGAATACAGTCACACACCCAGAGCGGCCCTGGGACCAAGGAGGCATCACCCACCTGGACCGGGCAGAGCAGGCCCGTATCCTGCAGAGCCGCGAGGTCCCCCGGCATCTCTGTTGCCGGAACCCTGAATGGCTCTTCCGAATCTATCAGGACACCAAGGTGGACGTCTCCTCCCTCATGCAGACCATACGGCGTGTGGTGAAGGGCCGGCCAGGACCCCGAAAACAGAAGTGGACAGTGGGCCTGTACCCAGGCAAGGTGCGAGAGGCGCGATGCCAGGCATCGGTGCAGGGCGCCTCCGAGGCTCGCCTCACTGTGTCCTGGCAGATCCCCTGGAACCTCAAGTACCTGAAGGTACGGGAGGTGAAGTACGAGG